A single Dermacentor albipictus isolate Rhodes 1998 colony chromosome 3, USDA_Dalb.pri_finalv2, whole genome shotgun sequence DNA region contains:
- the LOC135920195 gene encoding cilia- and flagella-associated protein 97-like — protein MSWKADLAGDDEDLQSDIAFFDSEAASTSQPCYIKGNGVENKPPCSAAAVDLGSLGQNIRDAVSFTAQGALSSSSSSIGGNSGLLPFESSYRLPSSSFFARRVSPPVAPQNVSLTDRDMKEPSPPLLRNSCMEQDDGNEDVDGQDAASSPRSSVTDSEGLSSLSEGSMEDLSESESITDVTPLHSPYMCDSPVPVMKLPVSKLTMSEAGINGVSRSGDSSSGSDSDRSSFSGARRKRSSAGPLPGKVRLGSKHQQREPVDLQLLVDAIRRLEAHQCEQGQANRAREEPRAKGRKNMSFSNEEVQRIDRENQRLLKRILAQQNRPRPKFDSRTPSRLAPSAINRQRQQRQIEVENLALLKRIESAKPSREVAPSQDLSHVQRARSHSLSLTRHTLQTPPVMATAATPPLAGVKHFPPRQKHHSH, from the exons ATGTCTTGGAAAGCCGACTTGGCCGGCGACGACGAGGACTTGCAGAGCGACATCGCTTTTTTCGACTCTGAAGCTGCCTCCACGTCTCAGCCGTGTTACATCAAGGGCAACGGCGTCGAGAACAAGCCCCCCTGCAGCGCAGCAGCGGTCGATCTTGGGAGCCTAGGTCAAAACATTCGCGATGCCGTTTCTTTCACTGCGCAGGGCGCGCTTTCGTCTAGCAGCAGTTCCATTGGGGGCAACTCAGGCCTGTTGCCATTTGAGTCGTCGTACCGGCTACCGAGCTCGAGTTTCTTTGCTAGAAGAGTAAGCCCCCCCGTGGCGCCGCAGAACGTTTCCCTGACCGACCGCGACATGAAAGAGCCGTCGCCTCCACTGCTCCGAAACAGTTGCATGGAGCAGGACGATGGAAATGAGGACGTGGATGGTCAGGACGCAGCCAGCAGCCCACGTTCGAGTGTCACGGACTCGGAGGGGCTGTCGTCACTCAGCGAGGGCTCGATGGAGGACCTGTCGGAGTCGGAGTCCATCACGGACGTGACGCCACTTCATTCGCCTTACATGTGTGACAGCCCCGTGCCCGTAATGAAACTACCTGTCAGCAAACTGACGATGTCTGAAGCAGGCATAAACGGCGTTTCCCGTTCcggcgacagcagcagcggcagcgattCTGATAGAAGTTCCTTCAGTGGCGCCAGGCGCAAACGCTCGTCCGCCGGGCCATTGCCTGGCAAGGTGCGCCTGGGAAGCAAGCACCAACAGCGAGAACCCGTTGACCTGCAGCTTCTCGTGGACGCCATCAGGCGCCTCGAGGCGCATCAATGCGAGCAGGGCCAGGCCAACCGGGCACGCGAGGAACCCCGGGCCAAGGGGCGCAAGAATATGTCATTCTCGAACGAAGAAGTCCAGCGTATCGACCGCGAAAACCAGCGACTCTTGAAGCGGATCTTGGCACAGCAGAACCGACCGAGGCCAAAATTTGACTCAAGGACGCCGTCCCGCCTGGCGCCTTCGGCCATCAACCGGCAGCGACAGCAGCGGCAGATTGAAGTGGAAAACCTC GCACTTCTCAAGAGAATTGAGTCTGCCAAGCCATCTCGAGAAGTGGCACCTTCGCAGGACCTCAGCCATGTGCAGAGAGCACGATCCCACTCCCTCTCTCTGACGCGACATACTCTGCAGACTCCTCCGGTAATGGCGACAGCAGCAACACCACCGCTTGCAGGGGTCAAGCATTTCCCACCACGCCAGAAGCATCACTCCCACTGA